In Quercus robur chromosome 10, dhQueRobu3.1, whole genome shotgun sequence, a genomic segment contains:
- the LOC126701824 gene encoding putative disease resistance protein RGA4 — protein sequence MGRQRDEFWDHAKNENGRFECNYCKQDFPGGASRIKAHLAGIPGHDIKACNAVPQDVQEKAQATQKKREAQVTQGTNKKLKSVSTSASKSKTKTIKIVTQGKEEYGAEIILNDVMDRLIANVSSLATEHINFELSFKVDLLETLFKIKFVLGDAQKRQLSDESMGIWLTELRNVAYDADNVLDKFSYESFWQKVRIQNQMMDQVCNFSLCNFDEVKAIKQSLDKIVNDVADFGLRMELVNSIPKISLDMNTDSLLDDLEVVGRKHDIKKIVNLLINSNNQQVISVLPIVGMAGLGKTTLAKLVYNHELIKKHFDVLVWVYVGKKFNVEEILRKIIGSLREDLRGPPLAYARGVHQIFAEILGANKYLLILDDVHNEDPKEWDTLKDYLLEFNSNSNIGNNIVVTTRSDNVGQIMKIHHPPHHLEKLSKDDCWSIMKKRTFIDGRTPLTLDLEVIGREIAKRCGGVPWAARVLGRTMSFQFDKNKWLEIQNNKIWDLLDEDNSDMFPVLKLCFDQLPTPSLKRCFAYCAIFPKDYDMEKDEVIQYWMAEGFLLAKEANMEMEDIGNMYFKILLATSFFQNARKDAYGNIISCKMYDLVHDFALSISKFETSILEGDSVDDGSSIQHLFARHDGKTTLVSSFTNLRTLISENFNFDIMSSNFKCLRVLKLFGDKLFGDSRKELPDSIEQLIHLRLLQFSDSLIGKLPKSITKLYNLQTLRIEGSRHVRELPEDLSNLINLRHIHINWAYYCIKTPKNMSMLTCLQTLTFFGVGSEDGYRITELGALKNLKGEIVIKNLERVKDEEEAKSAKLKEKEISNLGLYWDEEYHDSDDKDEKVLEGLQPHPNLKRLTIEVYEGKKFPSWVGSSLYHNLIEINLIRCWRCKEVPTLGQLPCLRVLEIIEMGKVRSIGSEFYFYSDGSYRNTTTILFPALRILKLEGMVSLEEWKDAKELTTADEVFPCLEELTLRSCYELRDLPDSLHTCVSLQKLVVSHCHNLRYLPGVRSIIRSGIEDPPSGLQYLENGDCPLPSSSSTSSIHPSLQKLKLIGCGSLLLDQIQHFIALKILWIQGFDEMVALPEWLGNLSSLQKLYIVDGWKLRYLPTEEAMRRLTQLKMLEIYHCPNLKDNERSKIDHIPWVKISNYRYSRPSCNDFED from the exons atggGTAGACAGAGAGATGAATTTTGGGATCATGCTAAGAATGAAAATGGCCGTTTCGAATGTAATTATTGTAAACAAGATTTTCCTGGAGGTGCATCAAGGATTAAAGCACACTTGGCTGGAATACCAGGTCATGACATTAAGGCATGTAATGCCGTGCCTCAAGATGTTCAAGAAAAAGCTCaagcaacccaaaaaaaaagagaagctcAAGTAACTCAAGGGAcgaataaaaaacttaaaagtgtATCAACCTCGgcttcaaaatcaaaaactaaGACAATTAAAATTGTCACACAG GGTAAGGAAGAATATGGGGCTGAAATTATCCTCAATGATGTTATGGACAGACTAATAGCCAATGTGTCTTCACTTGCCACTGAGCATATCAATTTTGAGTTGAGTTTCAAGGTGGATCTTCTTGAAACATTATTCAAGATTAAATTTGTGTTAGGTGATGCTCAAAAGAGGCAATTGAGTGATGAGTCTATGGGGATTTGGTTAACTGAGCTTAGAAATGTAGCTTATGATGCTGATAATGTGCTCGACAAGTTTAGCTATGAGAGTTTTTGGCAAAAGGTACGGATTCAAAATCAAATGATGGATCAGGTATGTAACTTTTCATTATGCAATTTTGATGAAGTTAAGGCCATCAAACAATCGTTGGATAAAATTGTGAATGATGTAGCTGACTTTGGTCTTAGAATGGAGTTGGTGAATTCAATCCCCAAAATCAGCTTGGACATGAATACAGACTCCCTCCTTGATGATTTAGAAGTTGTAGGAAGAAAACACGAtatcaaaaaaatagtaaactTACTTATCAATTCAAACAATCAACAGGTTATCTCGGTTCTCCCTATAGTGGGTATGGCAGGTCTTGGAAAGACAACTTTAGCAAAACTTGTGTATAACCATGAACtgataaaaaaacattttgatgTACTAGTATGGGTATATGTGGgcaaaaaatttaatgttgAAGAGATATTAAGAAAGATTATTGGATCTCTTAGAGAAGACTTGAGAGGACCTCCTTTAGCATATGCAAGAGGAGTACATCAAATATTTGCAGAAATTTTGggggcaaacaaatatcttctcATACTTGATGATGTGCATAATGAAGATCCTAAGGAATGGGATACTTTAAAAGATTACTTATTAGAGTTTAATTCTAATTCTAATATAGGAAATAATATTGTTGTTACAACCCGTAGTGATAATGTGGGGCAAATCATGAAGATACATCATCCCCCACATCACTTAGAGAAGTTATCAAAAGATGATTGTTGGTctataatgaaaaaaagaacattCATAGATGGAAGAACTCCATTAACTTTAGATTTGGAGGTTATTGGTAGGGAAATTGCTAAAAGATGTGGAGGGGTTCCATGGGCTGCAAGAGTTTTAGGGAGAACAATGTCCTTTCAATTTGATAAAAACAAATGGCTGGagattcaaaataataaaatttgggatTTGTTGGATGAAGATAATAGTGATATGTTTCCTGTGCTTAAGTTATGCTTTGATCAACTTCCAACACCATCTTTAAAACGATGTTTTGCATATTGTGCAATATTCCCTAAAGATTATGACATGGAAAAGGATGAAGTAATTCAGTATTGGATGGCCGAAGGGTTCCTACTAGCTAAAGAAGCTAATATGGAGATGGAAGATATTGGTaacatgtatttcaaaattttgttggCCACTTCCTTTTTCCAAAATGCTAGAAAGGATGCCTACGGTAATATTATTAGCTGCAAAATGTATGATTTGGTGCATGACTTTGCActctcaatttcaaaatttgaaacttcaaTCTTGGAGGGAGATTCAGTGGATGATGGTAGTAGCATACAACATTTATTTGCCCGACATGATGGTAAAACAACACTAGTAAGTTCATTTACAAATTTGCGCACGTTAATTTCAGAAAATTTCAACTTTGACATCATGTCATCAAATTTTAAATGCTTACGCGTTTTAAAATTATTCGGGGATAAATTATTCGGGGATAGTAGAAAGGAGTTGCCAGATTCAATTGAGCAATTAATACATTTGAGGCTTCTTCAATTCTCAGACTCCTTAATTggaaaattaccaaaatccaTCACCAAACTATACAATTTGCAAACTTTAAGAATTGAAGGCAGCCGccatgtaagagagcttccggAAGACCTAAGCAATTTGATTAACTTGAGACATATTCATATTAATTGGGCTTATTATTGtataaaaacacctaaaaatatGAGTATGTTGACTTGCCTTCAAACATTGACATTTTTTGGTGTGGGTTCAGAGGATGGTTATCGGATTACAGAATTGGGAGCTTTAAAGAATCTCAAAGGAGAAATAGTAATAAAGAATCTAGAGAGGGTGAAAGATGAGGAAGAAGCCAAAAgtgcaaaattaaaagaaaaggaaatatcCAACTTGGGATTATACTGGGATGAAGAATATCACGATTCTGATGATAAAGATGAAAAGGTGTTGGAAGGCCTCCAGCCTCACCCAAATTTGAAAAGATTAACAATCGAAGTGTATGAAGGAAAGAAATTCCCATCATGGGTTGGTTCGTCGCTATATCACAATTTGATTGAGATCAATTTGATACGTTGCTGGAGATGTAAAGAAGTTCCCACTCTGGGGCAATTACCCTGTCTTAGGGTTCTTGAAATAATAGAAATGGGGAAGGTAAGAAGTATAGGAAGTGAGTTTTACTTTTACAGTGATGGGAGTTACAGAAATACTACTACAATATTATTTCCGGCATTGAGAATACTCAAATTGGAGGGGATGGTTAGCTTAGAAGAGTGGAAGGATGCAAAGGAGTTGACAACCGCAGATGAGGTGTTTCCTTGCCTTGAGGAGTTGACCCTTAGAAGTTGTTATGAACTGAGAGATTTGCCAGACTCACTGCACACCTGCGTTTCCCTTCAGAAGTTGGTAGTAAGCCATTGTCATAACCTGAGGTATTTGCCAGGTGTCCGGTCCATAATAAGGAGTGGTATTGAAGACCCACCCAGTGGGTTACAATATTTGGAGAATGGGGATTGTCCtctgccttcttcttcttctacttcctcCATTCACCCCTCCCTCCAAAAGCTAAAGCTAATAGGCTGTGGGTCTCTCCTGCTGGACCAAATTCAACACTTCATTGCCCTTAAAATTCTGTGGATACAGGGATTTGATGAGATGGTAGCTTTGCCAGAGTGGTTGGGCAATCTTTCCTCTCTCCAAAAGCTGTATATTGTGGATGGCTGGAAACTGCGGTATCTGCCCACCGAGGAAGCCATGCGACGACTCACCCAATTGAAAATGCTGGAGATTTATCATTGCCCCAATTTGAAAGACAATGAGCGGTCCAAGATTGACCACATTCCATGGGTTAAAATCAGTAATTATCG CTACTCGCGGCCAAGTTGCAATGATTTTGAAGACTAA